From Deferribacter autotrophicus, the proteins below share one genomic window:
- a CDS encoding sensor histidine kinase — protein sequence MAKESRRNEIELLSEAFQAFNIATEKLQNSYAALKEETEKLRKEIEEKNKQLEEMSSLLSSVLMSANSAIVALDDNGKIIISNRKFDELYNFYGDKFLDFLMKNMSKGIYEKDFEKSVFRISVGKFNHNGLDGWTFSIDDITEFKEMEKEHRRDEHLKAMGVMAANIAHEIRNPLGSIELFASLLSRDLKNNLEKRSLADSILKGVKSINSTISNILLFSKDVVVKIEKHYLADIIDDVVLYLRHLMIDKNINFINRIDEDSMIYCDKELMKQVFMNLIHNAIDAVDENGKIELYNFCDKEFDVIVVEDNGCGIEKEFLDKIFIPFHTTKTKGTGLGLSIVYKIIKAHKGNIFVESDGKSYTKILIKLKRGENVW from the coding sequence TTGGCTAAAGAGAGTAGAAGAAACGAAATAGAGCTCTTAAGTGAAGCTTTCCAAGCTTTCAATATTGCTACTGAAAAACTTCAAAATAGTTATGCTGCACTTAAAGAGGAAACTGAAAAATTGAGGAAAGAGATTGAAGAGAAAAACAAGCAGCTTGAAGAAATGTCTTCATTATTATCTTCGGTTTTGATGAGTGCAAACAGTGCCATTGTTGCATTGGATGATAATGGGAAAATAATAATATCAAATAGAAAGTTTGATGAATTATATAATTTTTATGGGGATAAATTCTTAGATTTTTTGATGAAAAATATGTCTAAAGGAATTTATGAGAAAGATTTTGAAAAAAGTGTGTTTAGAATCAGTGTGGGTAAATTTAATCATAATGGTTTAGATGGCTGGACATTTTCCATTGATGATATTACGGAATTTAAGGAGATGGAGAAGGAGCATAGAAGAGATGAACATTTAAAAGCAATGGGGGTGATGGCAGCCAATATAGCCCATGAAATAAGAAACCCCTTGGGTAGCATAGAACTGTTTGCTTCACTTCTTTCTAGGGATTTAAAAAATAATCTAGAAAAACGGTCACTGGCTGATTCAATTTTAAAAGGGGTAAAAAGCATTAATTCTACTATTTCAAATATACTACTGTTTTCTAAAGATGTTGTTGTAAAAATAGAGAAGCATTATCTTGCTGATATTATTGATGATGTGGTGTTATATCTCAGACATCTTATGATTGATAAAAATATTAATTTTATAAACAGAATAGATGAAGACAGTATGATTTACTGTGACAAGGAATTGATGAAGCAAGTTTTTATGAATCTAATTCATAATGCTATTGATGCTGTAGATGAGAATGGTAAGATTGAGTTGTATAATTTTTGTGATAAAGAATTTGATGTCATTGTGGTTGAAGATAATGGTTGTGGTATTGAGAAAGAGTTTTTAGATAAAATATTTATACCTTTTCATACTACAAAAACCAAAGGGACGGGGCTAGGTTTATCCATTGTTTATAAAATTATAAAAGCTCATAAAGGAAATATTTTTGTCGAAAGTGATGGTAAGAGCTATACTAAAATATTAATTAAATTAAAAAGAGGGGAAAATGTTTGGTGA
- a CDS encoding molybdopterin molybdotransferase MoeA has protein sequence MLNFEVAKEIILSNAETLPEMTISVNESFGFVLSEDIITDRDFPDTKKSAVDGFAVKLSDGNQYKIVRTIAPGELVELRLEKGETVFVMTGAVVPDDADAVVRVEDCEVKGDWLTVHCSVRIGDNINQVGEEKRAGEKVIEKGSIIDERVYPVLFYLGLKKVKVFKKPKVGIFTTGDELLDIGSEYKKGFVFNTNRYIVESVLRKLNIPFEYYGNVKDDEIAVSRALKEMSEKYDVLISSGGISMGKYDYIKKILNEESYEILVNKTRIKPGSPLMVAKNKKCVIFGMPGYPAAFFTNLVLYFLPYIKKVTGKKDYDHNFVKVELGSDMHSREKSDYFNRANIMLENGKYIAYDLDSQKTSHFINFVNCNGLVRIPQGVGNVEKGYIAEAILFEKEMK, from the coding sequence ATGCTTAATTTTGAGGTAGCAAAAGAGATTATTTTAAGTAATGCAGAAACTTTACCTGAAATGACTATCAGTGTGAACGAAAGTTTTGGTTTTGTTTTGTCTGAAGATATTATAACGGATAGGGATTTTCCGGATACAAAAAAGAGTGCGGTGGATGGTTTTGCAGTTAAACTTTCTGATGGAAATCAGTATAAGATTGTGAGAACCATTGCTCCTGGAGAATTGGTTGAACTAAGACTTGAAAAAGGGGAGACTGTTTTCGTAATGACGGGAGCTGTTGTACCTGATGATGCGGATGCCGTTGTAAGAGTGGAGGATTGCGAGGTTAAAGGTGATTGGCTTACTGTTCATTGTTCTGTAAGAATTGGTGATAATATAAATCAGGTAGGTGAAGAGAAAAGGGCAGGTGAAAAAGTTATAGAGAAGGGTAGTATAATAGATGAAAGAGTTTATCCTGTTCTTTTCTATCTTGGATTAAAAAAGGTAAAAGTGTTTAAAAAGCCTAAAGTGGGAATTTTTACTACAGGTGATGAACTACTTGATATCGGGAGTGAGTATAAAAAAGGGTTTGTATTCAATACGAACAGATATATTGTGGAATCAGTTTTGAGAAAATTAAATATTCCGTTTGAGTATTATGGGAACGTTAAAGATGATGAAATTGCCGTTTCACGCGCTTTAAAAGAGATGAGTGAAAAATACGATGTGTTGATTAGCTCAGGTGGAATTTCAATGGGTAAATATGATTATATTAAGAAGATATTGAATGAGGAGAGTTATGAAATTTTGGTTAATAAAACGAGGATAAAGCCTGGTAGTCCGTTGATGGTGGCAAAAAATAAAAAATGTGTAATTTTTGGTATGCCTGGTTATCCTGCTGCATTTTTTACTAATTTAGTTCTTTATTTTTTACCTTACATAAAAAAGGTTACCGGTAAAAAGGATTATGATCATAATTTTGTAAAGGTGGAGTTGGGCTCAGACATGCATTCAAGGGAAAAGAGTGATTATTTTAACAGAGCAAATATTATGTTGGAAAATGGAAAATATATAGCTTATGATTTGGATTCGCAAAAAACTTCTCATTTTATAAATTTTGTAAACTGTAACGGTTTAGTAAGAATACCGCAAGGTGTGGGCAATGTGGAAAAAGGATATATAGCTGAAGCAATTTTGTTTGAAAAGGAGATGAAATGA
- a CDS encoding ABC transporter ATP-binding protein — protein MIEVKINKRFRKKSFYYDFKSDKNKIVVFGPSGAGKSNLVKMIAGFYPPDEGIIVVNKTVFFKKGETDLAVNKRKVGYLPQEYTLFPHLTVKENILYGVKVCNAEFDKNLFSFLVDTLEIGEYLDYYPDVLSGGQKQRVAIARAFMVKPKIFIFDEPFSSLDKPIKERLIDVINYLLDIIEIPAIFITHDIDDSYLLGEDVVIIKDGRVIEYGSKNVIFDNPSYVETAGLVNFKNIWEVDQLEENLATIKGVKLEISNVLENATFLGIRPENVMILRKGDNNRKENILDVTVKSIKKMSGYYEILVTHCKLPEIVIKLPEHAFKKLEPTLGKDVKISLKKESLILMRRYES, from the coding sequence ATGATAGAAGTTAAGATAAATAAAAGATTTAGAAAAAAATCTTTTTATTATGATTTTAAGTCTGACAAAAATAAAATTGTTGTTTTCGGTCCAAGTGGTGCCGGTAAATCCAATTTGGTTAAAATGATAGCAGGATTTTACCCACCTGATGAAGGAATTATTGTTGTAAACAAAACCGTTTTCTTTAAAAAAGGTGAAACAGATTTAGCTGTTAATAAAAGAAAAGTGGGTTATTTGCCGCAGGAATATACACTTTTCCCTCACCTAACAGTAAAGGAAAATATTTTATACGGTGTGAAAGTATGCAACGCAGAGTTTGATAAAAATTTATTTTCTTTTTTAGTAGATACATTAGAAATTGGAGAATACCTTGATTATTATCCCGATGTACTATCCGGAGGTCAAAAACAGAGGGTGGCAATAGCTCGTGCGTTCATGGTTAAACCTAAAATATTTATATTTGACGAGCCATTTTCCTCTTTGGATAAGCCCATAAAAGAAAGGTTGATTGATGTAATAAATTATTTGTTGGATATCATAGAGATACCAGCCATTTTTATTACTCATGATATTGATGATTCTTATCTTTTAGGGGAAGATGTAGTTATTATCAAGGATGGCAGGGTAATAGAATATGGCAGTAAAAATGTGATATTTGATAATCCAAGCTATGTTGAGACTGCCGGTTTGGTGAATTTTAAAAATATCTGGGAAGTGGATCAACTGGAGGAAAATCTAGCTACCATCAAAGGCGTCAAATTAGAGATAAGTAATGTTTTAGAGAATGCCACATTTTTAGGCATTAGACCTGAAAATGTGATGATTTTAAGAAAAGGGGATAATAACAGAAAAGAGAATATTTTGGATGTTACTGTAAAGAGTATCAAGAAGATGAGTGGTTATTACGAAATTTTAGTAACACATTGTAAGTTACCAGAAATAGTTATAAAGCTACCTGAGCATGCTTTTAAGAAACTGGAACCTACATTGGGAAAAGATGTAAAAATTTCATTGAAAAAGGAATCATTAATTCTTATGAGGAGGTATGAGTCATGA
- a CDS encoding radical SAM protein, translating to MKFVFGPVPSRRLGASLGVNLVPHKICSFDCIYCEVGKTTELTSERRRFFKPEDLLKEFKIKYEKRKDKVDVVTFTGAGEPTLNIDLGYLAEKIKEIIDKPLAILTNSSLIMRDDVRRELMNFDIVVPSLDAVTDKTFAEVNKPVEGIKINDIIAGLKQFCTEFKGEVYIEVLLVKGVNDSNEDLQRLTEVLKDIEYTKVQLNTVFRPTAYKGVVGLSEKELLEKALFLSKNGVRVEPVGNYVKKLNNEGENIVEDVVELLKMRPCTEEDLILLFGTAKIKEVVERLIEKDMIVEKEHDGELFYFKK from the coding sequence ATGAAATTTGTTTTTGGCCCTGTTCCTTCCAGGAGATTGGGTGCTTCTCTTGGTGTTAATCTTGTTCCCCATAAAATCTGTTCCTTTGATTGTATTTATTGTGAAGTTGGCAAAACAACTGAATTAACATCTGAAAGAAGACGTTTTTTTAAGCCGGAGGACTTGTTAAAAGAATTTAAAATTAAATATGAAAAAAGAAAAGATAAAGTTGATGTTGTCACTTTCACTGGGGCAGGTGAGCCCACTTTGAATATTGATTTGGGTTATCTTGCTGAAAAAATTAAGGAAATAATTGATAAACCGCTAGCAATTTTGACGAATAGCAGTTTGATTATGAGGGATGATGTAAGGCGTGAGTTGATGAATTTTGATATTGTTGTGCCAAGCTTAGATGCTGTAACTGATAAAACTTTTGCAGAAGTTAATAAGCCTGTAGAAGGTATAAAAATTAATGATATTATTGCAGGCTTAAAACAGTTTTGTACTGAATTTAAGGGTGAAGTTTATATAGAAGTGTTGTTAGTAAAAGGTGTCAATGATTCAAATGAAGATTTGCAACGGCTAACTGAGGTTTTAAAGGATATAGAATATACAAAAGTTCAGTTAAATACAGTGTTTAGACCGACTGCGTATAAAGGTGTTGTTGGTCTTAGTGAAAAGGAGCTTTTGGAAAAGGCTCTATTTTTAAGCAAAAATGGTGTTAGAGTTGAGCCTGTGGGGAATTATGTAAAAAAATTAAATAATGAAGGAGAGAATATTGTTGAAGATGTTGTGGAGCTTTTAAAGATGCGTCCATGCACTGAAGAAGATTTGATTTTATTGTTTGGGACTGCTAAAATTAAAGAAGTAGTTGAGAGACTTATAGAGAAAGATATGATTGTTGAAAAAGAGCATGATGGTGAGTTATTTTATTTTAAAAAGTAG
- a CDS encoding tetratricopeptide repeat protein, with protein sequence MIKRVFFILIFYVSFVYALGVYINETEFSVIIKFTSLKEYFEVVEKTDDKIILILKRNISFEPIEKPKNKLLKDIKGVDNKIIITLKTEVDYFLKKDDKDIYLFITPKKKIADLNLKSPIEKPILKTKSKKIKDDVAEKILAEVESEIDNGLYDSAINKLLDLIAKHENDFYAQEAYYKLGMLYYKLGENDPKNYLRAADYLSDFASKFPDNYRASDALYYSALSKEKAGMYFEAIFDYKAIIVAYPETLFAKKSYMRIVSIYENIGQYDKAINALKEYSDKFKDKSINVLARIGKLYAMLKDYELAREYFLKVINTKDDLLKLGADTLFAIAKTFEIKGDEDYALSIYAKVYNIYPDSKYADIAMYNSALLLEKIGKEKLANSLLLECRKKYSKRIGGQKAAIHYVEKYLDENATEYWIDFLMDVLDSSLDVNLTAKANRLIIQSYFREKRYDEALEKISEFESKYFDTPELNNVYDIKQKIFLNFAKNYLKEGKYQQSIDYINKLITEFPETKYLDEAEKLAESISLIKVRELYEKGNYENVMKKIQEYMVNHKKIYFKKSWDDILENSYYHYIKKLIEQNVNEKAATLCKEYLIYFPKGKYKNEFLSFLTDYFINEILQYIKKGNYASGITFYIKNNSWIKLLENKNNVAIIKGYLAFCYFKLGDFEEAKHLYDEIKNYNFSIVNVLGILFGEKITDENVNKLSDEDLKIIFDELKISKKDDAYKILKLFRKNPILKYRLMYELVNTFEKERKRAELKNIYKNLENLNLIKEFKEILLDRGMIAFEEGDYKLAIKLFEKFIFQNKDYSEMDKVYYFLGKSYLKMGDDKAKKFYNKLIQNYPTSFYTKLAEKELKELNWLKRVEETK encoded by the coding sequence ATGATTAAACGTGTGTTTTTTATTCTAATTTTTTATGTTTCTTTTGTTTATGCATTAGGTGTTTATATTAATGAAACGGAATTTTCTGTAATAATAAAATTTACATCGTTAAAAGAGTATTTTGAAGTTGTTGAAAAAACTGATGATAAAATAATTTTGATTTTGAAGAGAAATATTTCATTTGAACCTATTGAAAAACCAAAAAATAAATTGTTAAAGGATATTAAAGGTGTTGATAATAAAATTATTATTACGTTAAAAACAGAGGTGGATTACTTTTTAAAAAAAGATGATAAGGATATTTATCTTTTTATTACACCAAAGAAAAAAATTGCTGACCTAAATTTAAAATCTCCAATTGAAAAACCTATATTAAAAACAAAAAGTAAAAAAATAAAAGATGATGTGGCTGAAAAAATATTAGCTGAAGTGGAAAGTGAAATTGATAATGGGTTGTACGATAGTGCTATAAACAAACTTCTTGATTTGATTGCAAAACATGAGAATGATTTTTATGCGCAAGAAGCTTATTACAAGTTAGGGATGCTCTATTACAAATTAGGAGAAAATGATCCCAAAAATTATCTACGGGCTGCCGATTATCTTTCAGATTTTGCCTCAAAATTCCCTGATAATTATAGAGCTTCTGATGCACTTTATTATTCTGCACTCAGTAAAGAAAAAGCTGGTATGTATTTTGAAGCAATTTTTGATTATAAAGCTATAATCGTAGCATATCCTGAGACTCTTTTTGCTAAAAAAAGTTATATGAGAATTGTCTCTATTTATGAAAATATTGGGCAGTATGATAAAGCTATTAATGCCCTGAAAGAATATTCTGATAAATTTAAAGATAAATCTATAAATGTGCTAGCAAGAATTGGTAAGCTTTATGCGATGTTAAAAGACTATGAATTAGCTAGAGAGTACTTTTTAAAAGTAATAAATACTAAAGATGATCTGTTAAAGCTTGGTGCGGACACTTTGTTTGCAATAGCAAAAACTTTTGAAATAAAAGGGGATGAAGATTATGCCCTATCAATATACGCTAAGGTTTATAATATTTATCCGGACAGTAAATATGCAGATATTGCGATGTATAATTCAGCACTTTTATTAGAAAAAATAGGGAAGGAAAAACTTGCAAATAGTTTGTTGTTAGAATGTAGAAAAAAATATTCAAAACGCATTGGTGGACAGAAGGCTGCAATACATTATGTCGAAAAATATTTAGACGAGAATGCTACTGAGTATTGGATAGATTTTTTAATGGATGTGTTAGATTCTTCCCTTGACGTAAATCTTACTGCAAAGGCTAATAGATTAATAATTCAGTCATATTTTAGGGAAAAGAGATATGATGAAGCTTTGGAAAAAATAAGTGAGTTTGAATCAAAATATTTTGATACACCTGAGCTTAATAATGTATATGATATAAAACAGAAAATTTTTCTTAATTTTGCAAAAAATTATTTAAAAGAGGGCAAATATCAACAAAGCATTGATTATATAAACAAGTTGATTACAGAGTTTCCTGAGACAAAATATTTGGATGAAGCTGAAAAGTTGGCTGAAAGTATTTCGCTTATTAAGGTAAGAGAGTTATATGAAAAGGGTAATTATGAAAATGTTATGAAAAAGATACAAGAATATATGGTAAATCATAAGAAAATTTATTTTAAAAAGAGTTGGGATGATATACTTGAGAACTCATATTATCATTATATAAAAAAGCTAATTGAACAAAATGTTAACGAAAAAGCTGCAACATTGTGTAAGGAGTATTTGATATATTTTCCTAAAGGAAAATATAAGAATGAGTTTTTATCATTTCTTACAGATTATTTTATTAATGAAATTTTACAATATATTAAAAAAGGTAATTATGCTAGTGGCATAACATTTTATATTAAAAATAATAGTTGGATTAAGCTATTAGAAAATAAAAATAATGTTGCCATTATAAAAGGGTATTTGGCATTTTGTTATTTTAAACTGGGTGATTTTGAGGAAGCGAAACATCTGTATGACGAAATAAAAAATTATAATTTTTCTATTGTTAATGTGCTGGGAATACTTTTTGGTGAAAAGATCACGGATGAAAATGTAAACAAACTGAGTGATGAGGACCTGAAAATAATATTTGATGAACTTAAGATTTCAAAGAAAGATGATGCTTATAAAATTTTGAAATTGTTTAGGAAAAATCCTATTTTGAAATACAGATTAATGTATGAGCTTGTAAATACCTTCGAAAAAGAAAGGAAAAGAGCTGAGCTTAAGAATATTTATAAAAACCTTGAGAATTTGAATTTAATAAAGGAATTCAAGGAAATATTATTAGATAGAGGGATGATTGCTTTTGAAGAAGGTGATTATAAGTTAGCTATTAAACTTTTTGAAAAATTTATTTTTCAAAATAAGGATTATAGCGAAATGGATAAAGTATATTATTTTCTTGGAAAATCGTATTTAAAAATGGGGGATGATAAAGCTAAAAAGTTTTATAATAAACTCATACAAAATTACCCTACCAGTTTTTATACTAAATTAGCAGAAAAAGAGTTGAAGGAGTTAAATTGGCTAAAGAGAGTAGAAGAAACGAAATAG
- a CDS encoding molybdate ABC transporter permease subunit encodes MKFTRIAGLITFILFLLILVLILFSLKEISLLQLKEIIADKEFLNAVTFGFLTASVATLFSSFFGIPAGYYLARHRKGVANFFDIFFDVPLIIPPLVVGVLILNFFNSALLNKFFNVIFTFKGAVIAQFFISFPFTLKSAKSAFELVPPIYERIAMTLGAGYFRSFYDTTFKLALKSILAGVMLSWLRSFGEFGATLMVAGGIPGKTENVPINIYLNMTEGNFQKGIAASMLTIILAYFVIMVVKTIFRYRRWNDA; translated from the coding sequence ATGAAGTTTACTAGGATAGCTGGTTTAATTACATTTATTTTGTTTTTGTTAATTTTGGTATTGATACTTTTTTCTTTAAAAGAAATTTCACTTTTGCAATTAAAAGAAATAATTGCTGATAAAGAGTTTTTGAATGCAGTAACTTTTGGCTTTTTAACAGCTTCTGTTGCAACGCTGTTTTCATCTTTTTTTGGAATACCTGCCGGATACTATCTTGCAAGACATAGAAAAGGGGTTGCTAATTTTTTTGATATTTTTTTTGATGTACCTCTGATAATTCCACCATTAGTGGTTGGGGTATTAATACTCAATTTTTTTAATTCAGCGCTGTTGAATAAATTTTTTAATGTAATTTTTACCTTTAAAGGTGCCGTAATAGCACAATTTTTTATCTCTTTCCCTTTTACTTTAAAATCAGCAAAGAGTGCTTTTGAATTAGTGCCTCCCATTTATGAGAGGATTGCAATGACTTTAGGGGCTGGATATTTTAGATCATTTTATGATACAACATTTAAGCTTGCATTGAAGAGTATTCTTGCCGGGGTTATGCTTAGTTGGCTTAGGAGTTTTGGAGAGTTTGGTGCTACTTTAATGGTAGCCGGTGGTATCCCTGGGAAAACTGAAAATGTCCCCATTAATATTTATTTGAATATGACAGAGGGGAATTTTCAAAAGGGTATTGCAGCCAGTATGTTGACAATTATTCTTGCGTATTTTGTTATTATGGTTGTAAAAACAATATTTAGATATAGAAGGTGGAATGATGCTTAA
- the aroF gene encoding 3-deoxy-7-phosphoheptulonate synthase: protein MIVVMKIGATKEQLEDVCKKAEELGFSPHVIYGKERNVVGLVGIGGKRDEIGIVEDLPGVDRVVPITKPYKLASKEVKQETTIVDVKGVGIGGEEIVVIAGPCSVESEEQIIKTAEYVKAAGAKILRGGAFKPRTSPYSFQGLGETGLKYLAKAREVTGLPIVTEVVNPRDVDVVYKYTDMFQVGARNVQNFALLKLLGQTDKPVLLKRGMATTIEEFLMSAEYILSEGNKNVVLCERGIRTFETATRNTLDISCVPVVKEKSHLPIIIDPSHASGHWHYVPALSKAAIAVGADGLIIEVHPDPENALSDGAQSLKPDIFLRLMGELKSVALAVGRYMH from the coding sequence ATGATAGTGGTTATGAAGATTGGAGCAACAAAGGAGCAGCTTGAAGATGTTTGTAAAAAAGCTGAGGAGCTAGGTTTTTCTCCACATGTAATTTATGGTAAAGAGAGAAATGTAGTTGGTTTAGTGGGGATTGGGGGTAAAAGGGATGAAATTGGAATTGTAGAGGATTTGCCAGGAGTTGATAGGGTTGTACCTATTACAAAGCCATACAAGCTTGCTAGCAAGGAGGTAAAACAGGAGACAACCATTGTAGACGTAAAAGGTGTTGGGATTGGTGGAGAAGAGATTGTGGTGATTGCTGGTCCATGCTCAGTTGAGAGTGAAGAACAGATAATTAAAACAGCAGAATATGTGAAAGCTGCTGGAGCTAAAATACTTCGGGGTGGTGCTTTTAAACCGAGGACAAGTCCATATTCATTTCAGGGTTTAGGAGAAACTGGTTTAAAATATTTAGCAAAAGCAAGAGAAGTTACAGGATTGCCAATTGTAACCGAAGTAGTTAATCCCAGAGATGTTGACGTGGTATACAAATACACTGACATGTTTCAGGTTGGTGCAAGAAATGTTCAAAACTTTGCATTATTAAAGCTTCTTGGACAGACTGATAAACCGGTTCTTTTAAAAAGAGGAATGGCCACTACAATTGAAGAGTTTTTGATGTCAGCAGAATATATTTTATCTGAGGGGAATAAAAACGTTGTACTTTGTGAAAGGGGGATAAGAACGTTTGAAACAGCAACAAGAAATACACTTGATATAAGCTGTGTTCCTGTGGTTAAAGAGAAGTCTCATTTACCTATTATAATTGATCCTTCTCATGCATCTGGACACTGGCATTATGTTCCTGCATTGTCAAAGGCTGCCATTGCGGTGGGAGCTGATGGCTTGATAATTGAAGTTCATCCAGATCCAGAAAACGCATTAAGTGATGGGGCCCAATCTTTAAAACCGGACATTTTTTTGAGGTTGATGGGAGAATTAAAAAGTGTGGCTTTAGCTGTAGGTAGATACATGCATTAA
- a CDS encoding ferritin gives MISKRMAEALNKQLNNEMFSAYLYLSMSAYSEHIGLKGFANWFYVQYQEEMVHAMKFYKYILDQGEMVRLMQIEQPEQEFESPLDMFEKTLEHERFITKCINELVDIAIQEKDYATHTFLQWFITEQVEEEASASEILDQLKLVQNSGNGLFMIDKDLAQRTFNATDLAG, from the coding sequence ATGATTTCAAAAAGAATGGCAGAAGCTTTAAACAAACAGCTCAACAATGAAATGTTTTCTGCATATCTTTATCTTTCAATGTCAGCTTATAGTGAGCATATTGGATTAAAAGGGTTTGCGAACTGGTTTTATGTTCAATATCAAGAAGAGATGGTTCATGCTATGAAATTTTATAAATATATCCTTGACCAGGGTGAAATGGTAAGACTTATGCAGATTGAACAACCAGAACAGGAGTTTGAATCTCCTTTAGATATGTTTGAGAAAACTTTAGAGCATGAAAGATTTATTACAAAATGTATAAATGAACTTGTAGATATTGCGATTCAGGAAAAAGATTATGCGACTCATACTTTTCTCCAGTGGTTTATTACAGAACAAGTTGAAGAGGAAGCAAGTGCTAGTGAAATTCTTGATCAACTTAAACTTGTTCAAAATTCTGGTAATGGGTTATTCATGATTGATAAAGATTTGGCTCAGAGGACTTTTAATGCTACCGATCTTGCGGGGTAA
- the modA gene encoding molybdate ABC transporter substrate-binding protein, translating into MIKKIIFMILVLPSLVFSYDIYFYVAASMTKPAKEVVQKFNIQSKDDQVILITGGSGQLLNKIVFSKKGDIYLPASKSFKEKAEKAGIVLETTNFLYQTPVFGLSKSGENKIKSFEDLAFKKVRIALGNPKTMALGRIYENIKAKMPENLVSGIDKNMAVLAVNVSQIVNYLKTNSVDAGIIFDSVARVNDFKYINFPDGYAVKDVASINLLKFSKNVDKTKSFISFLIKNKDIFKKYGFEVIEK; encoded by the coding sequence ATGATAAAAAAGATTATTTTCATGATTTTAGTTTTACCAAGTTTAGTATTTTCATATGATATTTATTTTTATGTTGCTGCATCGATGACAAAACCTGCCAAAGAGGTTGTTCAAAAGTTCAATATTCAATCAAAAGATGATCAAGTTATTTTAATAACAGGTGGTTCGGGGCAACTATTGAATAAAATAGTTTTTTCTAAAAAAGGTGATATTTATTTGCCAGCATCAAAATCTTTTAAAGAGAAAGCAGAAAAAGCAGGAATCGTACTGGAAACGACCAATTTTCTTTATCAAACTCCTGTGTTCGGTTTATCAAAGTCAGGAGAAAATAAAATCAAGTCATTTGAAGATCTGGCATTTAAAAAAGTAAGAATTGCGTTGGGTAATCCTAAAACAATGGCTTTGGGCAGAATTTATGAAAATATCAAGGCTAAAATGCCTGAAAATTTGGTTAGCGGTATTGATAAGAATATGGCGGTTTTAGCTGTAAATGTATCACAAATAGTAAATTATTTGAAAACAAACAGTGTTGATGCAGGGATAATTTTTGATTCTGTAGCCAGGGTAAATGATTTTAAGTATATAAATTTTCCAGATGGTTATGCAGTAAAAGATGTGGCAAGTATCAATTTGTTAAAATTTAGCAAAAATGTGGATAAAACTAAATCCTTTATTAGTTTTTTAATAAAGAATAAAGATATTTTTAAAAAATATGGGTTTGAAGTAATAGAAAAATGA